The Clostridium botulinum BKT015925 genome includes the window TGGTAGTGCTGGATGTTTGGTTCATCATGGCACTGATTATTACTTATTAAGTGCTAATCACGTACTTGCAGGTGGTAACACTGTCCCTCTAGGAACTACCATAGTTCAACCAGGTGTTGATGATGGAGGAATTGCTTCTAGAGATGCTATTGGAAAACTTTCAAAATTCATACCATTAAATTATATAACCCCTACTGCTCAACCAGAAAACTTTGTAGATTGTGCAATTGCTAAGCTATCAAGAAAGTCTATTTTATCACCTTTTATAGCTATTATAGGAAAATTAAAAGGGACACATCCTCCTGTTCTAGAATCACATGTTCAAAAATCTGGGAGAACATCTGAGTTAACTTTAGGTCAAATAACCTCTATAAGATGTACTATCAAAGTTAATTTTGAAAGTGGCCAGTGTTTATTTAAAAATCAGATACTTGCTACTAAGATGTCTGAAGCAGGTGATTCTGGATCTATATTAGTTGATTCTAATAATTTTGCAATCGGATTACTTGTAGGTAGTTCTACTTGTAACTCTATTTTTAATCCTATCGATACAGTTTTACACAGCTTGAATGTATCTCTTGTAACTAGCTAGTTAGAACATTTCATGAAAAATACATTTAAAAAATTCCAATTACATGAAAGCTTTTTGAACAATCTAAATAAAAGTATCTATATTAAACTTTCAATATAGGTACTTTTATTTATTAACAATTTACTTTATCTTTTATATTATCTACATGCTTTTTAGCATTTAATAAATTAATTCCTAATTTGTCCTTTTTATAAAATCGTTAATTTTTAGTAATTATTCCATTAATAAAAACATACCTGCTCCACTAGTCTCACATGGTCTTTTCTGAAATCCAAACTTTCCATAAAATCCTTCTTTTTCAGAAGCACTAGTGAGTTCTATAAGACATTTACAACCTTTAGGATTAGTTTCTTTGATAAATGACATCATATCTTCAATAATCTTTCTTCCTATTCCTTTTCCCTGATATTCAGGTAAAACTACGATATCTCGTATAAAATATGACATACTCTTATCCCCTAGCATTCTTCCCATACCAATTATTTCATCATTATATAATATAGAAACTGTGTATAACGAGTTTTGTAATGCTATATTCACTTGTTTATTAGAATTTACTTTCCATCCAACCCTTTTTACTAAATTATTAAACTGCTCTGCTGTTAGAACATTTCTTTTTACTTTAATCATTTTATCAATCCAATTATTATATATTTTTTTATCTATAGCCTTTATAAAATCATCCTTACCTTTACAATAACTTTCAATATCATATCTAAATTTTAATGCTAATTCTTTTTTCAAGTTTTCATATCGTTTTGCATCTTCTAAATGAGAAATCATATAATCTCTAAACTTTAAATGTCTTTGAATTTCTGAATTCCCTGACTGAAAAATATGCACATGATATGTTCTCTTATACAAACCTTTTATAAAAAATCGTCGTTTTTCTATTCCAAATTCTCCTTTAGGCACATAACCTAATTCCATCATTTTATCATTATAAATATCCACTATTTCAATCTTCTTAACTTCAACTAAAATATCTATAATAGGCTTTGCATAAATTCCTGGAATTGCAGTGCTACCAATATGATAAATATTGATTACTTCATCCCTCATTATATTACGTATTTTTATAGATTCATTTATAAATTTTTTTCTCCATTTTTCATCATAAGGAACAACTTCAATAATTCTAGTTTGATCATTTTCTTCCATAGGCATTCCCCCTTATCTGTGAATTATTAAATTAGTCTTATATACCTACTTCCTTGAAATACTTAACACACCAGCACAATGCGATATTTTTACATACTTACAAGTATATTTTTTATGTAATTTTTCTTTTATTTCTTCTGCTACAAAATAAACTTCACCTTCATCCCAATACTCACTGTATTTTTCTTTGGATTTTTCTAATGCAATTCTTGTGCTAAACGAAACATCTCCTAAAAGGATTTTGCCACCTTCATTTAATATTGAAAAAAGATTTTCAATAAATATAACTTTTTCATTATCTGTTAAGTGATGAATTGCATAACTACTTATTAAATAATGGTTACCTTTTTATTTGTAGCATCAAGTTCTACTGTAGAGCCTATAGGTAATGTCATCATTGGATGAGTATGACAACAATCAAAATCTGCAATAAACGGAATTTTTGTATCCCCTAATACTTCTAAAAGTATTTCATATGGCTTTCTACCAGTATTTAAATCATCGAATAACTCATGTTTCCCAAGTATTATTCCTGACACTCTCTCAAAAACTCCATTCACCTTTAATAATGAAAAACTTCTCTCTATTATTGCTGCATCCTTCATGGAATCTTCTATGAATAATATATCCCCTTCTTTAATTGTAGGCATATATTCGCTTCCCCAAATTCCAAGCATTGTATCTAAGTTTCCACCTATTACTCTTCCTGTAGCTACGCCATCATAAACTGTTATCCACTTGTTTTCTCTTTTTTCTTTACTTCTATCTTGAGTTTCCCAATCAATAAATTCGTCTGTCCAATACTTCGGCCTTTGTAATTCATATGGAAAATTTAAATCATTTACAAAAATATCTTCAAAATATTTATAAGTCCAATGGACAAATGGCTCTATTTCTCCAAAAGATGCTACAATAGCTGGTCCATAATAAGTACTTATTCCTGTTTTTGCATATATTCCAAGTAAAATTGCTGTAACATCTGAATATCCTATAATTATTTTAGGATTTTCTTTAAATGCTTCATAATCTATGTATGGAAGAATAGAGTTTGAGTTATACCCTCCTATAGTTGACATTATACATTTAACTTCTGGATTTCTAATTAATTCATTTAGCTCTTCTGCTCTTTCTTTAATACTTCCTGATCTATAAAAATCACTTTTTCCTGTTAAATTTCCTTCAATTATTTTAAATCCTTTGTTTTTTAAATATTGTTTACCCCTTTGGAATCTTTTAGGGCAAAATTTTGTTATAGGGGTAGATGGTGAAAATATCCCTATACATTCTTCATTTTTTAATCTCATAATTTTAGCCATTTGTGTCTCTCCTTCTATCTCATTCTTTTTTTATATATTAAAAGTTCAATCCATACACCTACCAAAATTCCCATAGCATAAGCTATCAAATCTCGCCATGAAAATACATATCCTAAAATAAGCCCCCCCATAGTAGTCTTTCTAATACTATCTATCCAACTAGCATGATATAATTGACTTATTTCAATTATGTAACAAAATGATAATGATATTAATGTAATTTTCTTTGTTTTCATGCTTCTAAAAATAAAAGCCATACCAAAGAAAATCATGAGTGCCCATAATGAATCTCCTAAATATATTCTAAAAATATATGTCATAACATTATTAATTTTTTTTGAAAACAACCCTAAAATCATTACACCTAATGTTAGTATTCCATATATAAACCTGTTACGCTTAAATTCTTTCAATGCCTATCCTCCTTCTTATTTCTTTTAATACTTCATCATGTTTTTCAAATAAACCTAGTTCATCATTTAATATATATTTAAGCATTTCATTAAATCTTATGGCCTTATTATTCTTCCTATTCACAAATACTTTCCCCATCTTTATTAAAATAGTCTTCCATAAGAATTGAATAATACTTATGATCCTTAAGTTCCCCTTTATTATTCTTAATTATCTTTCTTAAAGTTCCTTCATACTTTAGTCCACACTTTTCCATAACATGCCCTGATGCTGGATTATTTATATCATGACATGCTGTAATACGCTTAAATCCTACATTAATATAAGTCTTTCCGTTTCTAAAGGTATTGTCCCCACATTATTTAACATAAAAATCCCCCCATTTTATTAATTAAACTGATTTTATATATATTTAATTTATACTTAAAATGAACATAAACTATCCTTAAAATAAAGTTAGTTGCTCCATTTCAACCCCTTTTAAAGAAGATAATGATATACCAATAAGTCTAATTTCTTCAGTAAATTCTATTGAATCAAGGATATTACATGATATTTTATAAATTTCCTGTCTTGATGATATGTATTTATCTAAAGATCTGCTTTTAGTATGATTTTCAAAAAATTCATTCTTAATTTTAACGGTTATTGTCTTTCCTTTAAGATTTGATTCCGTAAGTTTTTCTTCAATATTAGTGGCAAAAATCCACAAAAACTTTTTTAGCTCCTCTTTATCTTTACTATTCTTTTTTAAAGTTGTTTCTTTTCCTATAGATTTTTGTTCTCTAAAAGTTGTTACTTCCCTATTATCTATTCCTCTAATCCTTTTATAAATATCAATACCGAATTTTCCAAAGTACTGATGAAATAAACTTTCAGGTAAAGTATAAAGTTGCTTAATTGTAAATATTCCTATATTATTTAATTTTTCTACAGACTTTTTTCCAAGTCCATGCACCTTATTTATAGGCAAAGGTAACAATATATAAGGAATCATATCTGCTGTTATTATTTTAAGACCATCTGGCTTATCCCAATCAGATGCTAGTTTAGCTAAAAACTTATTATATGATACTCCTACAGATATTGTTAATCCTAGTTTTTCTTTTACCATATTTTTAATTTTTATTGCAATATCTTTAGGATTATCAGTAATATCAGTAATATCTAGGTATGCTTCATCTATACTCACTTGTTCAATTTTATCCGTTATGGTTAATAAAAGTTTCAAAACTTTATTTGAAATTTCCTTATATCTATAATATCTTGTTGGTAAAAATATAGCATCTGGACACAATACTTTTGCTTTATATACTGGCATGGCCGACTTCACTTTATATTTTCTTGCCTCATATGAACAAGTTGATACAACTCCTCTATCTGATATTCCACCTACCACTACTGGCTTTCCTTTAAGAGACGGATTATCCATAACTTCTACTGATGCAAAGAACGCATCCATATCTACATGTAAGATTACTCTCTCCATTAGATTCACTCCTAAAATAAAAAACTATAATTAAATAAACATTTAAATGCTATAGGTCTATTAACGAGTACATCTTCTTCTACCACATCATTTAATCCTATAAATTTAGTTTTACAAAGCTTACATGTAACTATTGCAACTAGCTAAAACGTGTTATTTTTTATATAATTTAAAAATTAAAACACATTATGTTAAAATACTAAAATTAATAGTAAACTTTGTCTACTTCTATTCATATTATGTAACAAAATAACAGTTTAATTTAAAGGTGATTTTCATGTATACTATAAAAATTACAAATTCAAGTAGTAATCCTATACGATTTAGCCTAAATTATTTTTTAAATGGTCGTTTAGTTTCAAAATCAACCCCTAATTTTAATCCTGGAAATATAGGTCAATTAGAATTGCCTGTTAACGCTTTAAGTATTGTTCTTACAGTATCAATCTTTATCTCAGGCAGTCATTATAAATCAATATATACAGAACCTATATATTCTGCCGAAAGCATATGCTATCTCGTACGAGGTTCATCTAAATCTGCACATTGTACAAGAGTTCCTTGCCATAATTTATATAATTCTTGTCATAGTTTATATAATCCTTGCCGTTGTTTTTGTAGATGTATTAGATTTAAGTAGTTTATTTTAGCTCAGTAGAAATAGTTATCTTCTTTAATTTCTAAATAACTATTTCTACTGAAATTTTATTTTTAGCTTCACTACAAATAAATCTTTTGTTCTACAAAATAATAGTATAAATATTATAGGTAAATTATCTTAAATAAATTCTTGTAAAAATTAATTATGGTTATATATTTCCACAAATATAAAATTTTTTCATGTTCTTTGTGATTTATTTTGAAGTTCATTTGCTATATATAATACATTTATTTTCATACTTAATAAATAATATGATGTTAATGAATATATTACTATATATACTTTTTCATAGTGTATATCCTAACAATAAATAATTAGGAGAATTATACCATATATTTTTTAAAAAATCTATTTTCCATTTACATTAACAAATATTTTTTTTATATTTTTACAATTTGATATTAACATTTGTCGATTTTTGTAGTACAATTGAAATAATTTCTCAATTAGGAGGTAGATATATGCTTAAAGAATGGGATGGATTTAAAGAAGGTCAATGGACTACTGAAATAAACGTAAGAGATTTTATTCAAAAAAACTATACTTCATACGAAGGTGATTATAGTTTTTTAAAAAATTCTACAAAGAAAACAAAGAAAGTTTGGGATAAAGCTTATTCCCTTATAATAGATGAAATAAAAAAAGGTATTATGGATGTTGAAACTGAAAAATTCTCATCTATAGACAATTTTAAGCCTTGTTATTTAGATAAAGAAAATGAAACTATAATAGGCTTTCAAACAGACTCTCCACTAAAGAGAATCATGAATCCTTATGGTGGAATGAGAATGGTTGAACAATCGTTAGAACAATATGGTTTTAAAATGAAAGATGGATTAAAAGAAACTTTTAATGAATTTAGAAAAACTCATAATCAAGGAGTTTTTGATGCCTACGGTGAAGAAACTAGAGTTGCAAGACACGTTGGTCTTTTAACTGGTCTTCCTGATGCTTATGGGCGTGGAAGAATTATAGGAGACTATAGAAGAATAGCCTTATATGGTATAGATTATTTAATAGAACAAAAGAAATTGGACTTTAAAAATTTAAGAGGAAATGCTAATGAAAATCTCATTAGACTTCGTGAGGAAGTATCTGAACAAATAAAAGCATTAGAGAAGATAAAAAACATGGCGAGTAGCTACGGTATTGATATATCTAGACCTGCTAAATGCGCTAAAGATGCTATGCAGTTCCTTTACTTTGGATATTTAGCCGGTGCAAGAGAAAACAATGGTGCTGCAATGTCTCTTGGTAGAACTTCAACTTTTATGGATATATATATAGAAAGAGATTTACAAAATGGTGTAATTACAGAAGAAGAAGCTCAGGAAATAATAGATCAATTTGTTATAAAACTAAGAATGATAAGACATCTTAGAACACCTGAATACAACGAACTATTTGCAGGTGATCCTAATTGGATAACTGAGTGTATAGGTGGAGTTTCTATAAATGGTAAACCTCTTGTTACTAAAACTTCTTTTAGATTTTTACATACATTAACTAACCTAGGTCCAGCTCCAGAACCTAATATGACAGTTCTTTGGTCTGAAAAATTGCCACAAGGATTTAAAAAATATTGCGCTAAAATGTCTATAGAAACTGATTCTATTCAATATGAAAATGACGATCTTATGAGACCTGTATATGGTGATGATTATGGTATAGCGTGTTGTGTATCAGCTATGCAAATGGGACGTCAAATGCAATTCTTTGGAGCACGTGCAAATATTGCAAAAGCTTTATTATATGCTATTAATGGTGGAATAGATGAACTAAAGAAAGACTCTAATGGTAATTTCATTAAGGTAGTTCCAAACATATCAAAATTAAATGATGCAATTTTAAATTATACTAGCGTAAAAGAAAACTACTTTAGGGTTTTAGAATATATAGCTGAACTCTATGTAAATACTATGAATACAATTCACTATATGCACGATAAATACGCATATGAAAGTAGTCAAATGTGTCTTCACGATACTTTTGTTGAAAGAATAATGGCTTTTGGCATAGCTGGTCTTTCTTGTGTCGCTGACTCACTAAGTGCAATTAAATATGCAAAAGTTAAACCTATTAGAGATGAAAATGGTATAACTGTATCATTTGAAATAGATGGAGATTTCCCTAAGTATGGAAATGATGACGATAGAGTAGATGATATTGCTGTAGAAATTGTAAAGAAATTTTCAAGTGAACTAAAAAAACATGCCCTTTACAGAAATGCAAAACATACTCTATCTGCACTTACTATAACTTCTAACGTTGTATACGGAAAGAAAACAGGTGCAACTCCAGATGGAAGACAACTTGGAGAAGCGTTAGCACCAGGTGCAAACCCTATGCACGGAAGAGATACAAATGGAGCTCTTGCATCTTTAAATTCTGTTGCTAAAATTCCTTACAGAGAATGGTGTGAAGATGGAGTTTCAAATACATTCTCAATAGTTCCAAATGCTCTTGGATACGATATGCATTCAAGAATAAGTAACTTAGTAAACATAATGGATGGCTACTTCTCACAAGGTGCATTCCACTTAAATGTAAATGTTCTAAGTCGTGAAACTTTAATAGACGCTATGGACCACCCAGAAAAGTACCCTACTTTAACTATAAGAGTTTCTGGATATGCAGTTCACTTTAATAGATTATCAAAAGCTCAACAGTTAGAAGTAATAAAGAGAACTTTCCATGAAAGAATCTAATTTAATTGGAAGAATTCATTCTTTTGAAAGCATGGGACTTGTAGATGGTCCAGGTATTAGAAATGTAGTTTTTTTTCAAGGTTGTCCTCTAAGATGTTCCTTCTGTCATAATCCTGACACTTGGGACTTTAATGGTGGATATGAAATTTCTCCAGAAGACTTAGTTAAAAAAATTATTCGTTTTAAACCATATTTTAAAAATAATGGAGGTGTAACCTTTTCAGGTGGTGAACCTCTTATGCAACCTAAATTTTTATTAGAAGCTTTAAAACTATGCAAGGAAAATAATATTCATACAGCTATTGATACTTCAGGATATGGAAGTGAATATTTAGATGAACTATTAAAATTTACGGATTTAATTATTCTAGATATTAAACACATAGATGAACACAATTTTAAATCCTTAACCGGAGTTTCTATAAATAAACTCTTTAATTTTATAGCTATACTAAATAAATCTAAATGCCGAGTATGGATTCGTCATGTTGTTATTCCAGGGATAACTGATTCTATAGAACATATTGAATCTTTAAAAAGTATTATCAAAACAATACGTAATGTTGATAAAATAGAACTACTGCCTTATCATACTTTAGGTTCTCATAAATATGAAAGTTTAAATTTTGACTACAAATTAAAACATTTAGAACCTATGGACAAAACTAAACTTAAAGTTCTACAAAAAACTTTAAATAAAATATAATCTATTATATAAATAAGTCTTAGGATTTTTCCTAAGGCTTATTTTACTACTGTACAACTATTATTCTTTTCTCTTCCCATTTTTATGAAACATCCTTCTAAGATGAATTTCTGTACTAAAAATACAAGCTATCATCATCATAAAAGATACTATAGATGATAATTTTAACGATATATTCATATTATCTTTATTTAAAACTGTAATAATACTTGCTAAAATTATAGATACAACTCCATAGAACATCATTAAAATAGATGCAAACTCATTTGCTTCTTTCCATGTATCATCATTTTTCATTGAAAATGTAGTTCTATATCCTACTAACCCATTCTTTTGTGTTGATACTAATTTTAGAATTAATCCGGCAATGACTAAAATTATTCCAACAGAACAATTTTTAAGCATAAACTCTCCTCCTTATATTTAATTATTTAGAAGTCAATTATGTGCTAACCATTTATAAAAATACAGGAATATCCCTTTATATAATATACCGCTGTATTTTTCAATATATTTTATTCAATTAATATGTCTCATACTTTATACCTCACTTAACCTTCTTCTTTTTATACTTCTCTGATTAAACCAGAATATAAAATACTCTATAATACTAAGTAAAATTGCAACTATACTACAATCATCCTCTAATTTGCCAACTCTATGAATATTTATTATGAACCATATTATATATGATTAATATTATGTATTTTTTATTTTCTTAATAACAAGTATGACAGTCAATTCATATTATAAATATAAGTATACGAATAAAATTTATGAGATGGTGATTTTTGTGTATTGTAATTGTTATAACAATACCTCAGTTGATAGTAAAATTTCTTATATTTGTCTAAATGA containing:
- a CDS encoding GNAT family N-acetyltransferase translates to MIKVKRNVLTAEQFNNLVKRVGWKVNSNKQVNIALQNSLYTVSILYNDEIIGMGRMLGDKSMSYFIRDIVVLPEYQGKGIGRKIIEDMMSFIKETNPKGCKCLIELTSASEKEGFYGKFGFQKRPCETSGAGMFLLME
- a CDS encoding S66 family peptidase, whose translation is MAKIMRLKNEECIGIFSPSTPITKFCPKRFQRGKQYLKNKGFKIIEGNLTGKSDFYRSGSIKERAEELNELIRNPEVKCIMSTIGGYNSNSILPYIDYEAFKENPKIIIGYSDVTAILLGIYAKTGISTYYGPAIVASFGEIEPFVHWTYKYFEDIFVNDLNFPYELQRPKYWTDEFIDWETQDRSKEKRENKWITVYDGVATGRVIGGNLDTMLGIWGSEYMPTIKEGDILFIEDSMKDAAIIERSFSLLKVNGVFERVSGIILGKHELFDDLNTGRKPYEILLEVLGDTKIPFIADFDCCHTHPMMTLPIGSTVELDATNKKVTII
- a CDS encoding GNAT family protein: MEKCGLKYEGTLRKIIKNNKGELKDHKYYSILMEDYFNKDGESICE
- the pflA gene encoding pyruvate formate-lyase-activating protein, whose product is MKESNLIGRIHSFESMGLVDGPGIRNVVFFQGCPLRCSFCHNPDTWDFNGGYEISPEDLVKKIIRFKPYFKNNGGVTFSGGEPLMQPKFLLEALKLCKENNIHTAIDTSGYGSEYLDELLKFTDLIILDIKHIDEHNFKSLTGVSINKLFNFIAILNKSKCRVWIRHVVIPGITDSIEHIESLKSIIKTIRNVDKIELLPYHTLGSHKYESLNFDYKLKHLEPMDKTKLKVLQKTLNKI
- a CDS encoding SdpI family protein: MLKNCSVGIILVIAGLILKLVSTQKNGLVGYRTTFSMKNDDTWKEANEFASILMMFYGVVSIILASIITVLNKDNMNISLKLSSIVSFMMMIACIFSTEIHLRRMFHKNGKRKE
- a CDS encoding trypsin-like serine protease, translated to MDKLSNLEQKIISICYCDYNYFFKNPNVVGVGLGYKTTNGFCTCEKCIKVFVKCKIPSNRLSNENLIPQFYKGIKTDITSTGIIKSSAFTARIRPVLGGYSVGPIRVKKNGSAGCLVHHGTDYYLLSANHVLAGGNTVPLGTTIVQPGVDDGGIASRDAIGKLSKFIPLNYITPTAQPENFVDCAIAKLSRKSILSPFIAIIGKLKGTHPPVLESHVQKSGRTSELTLGQITSIRCTIKVNFESGQCLFKNQILATKMSEAGDSGSILVDSNNFAIGLLVGSSTCNSIFNPIDTVLHSLNVSLVTS
- a CDS encoding DNA polymerase IV, encoding MERVILHVDMDAFFASVEVMDNPSLKGKPVVVGGISDRGVVSTCSYEARKYKVKSAMPVYKAKVLCPDAIFLPTRYYRYKEISNKVLKLLLTITDKIEQVSIDEAYLDITDITDNPKDIAIKIKNMVKEKLGLTISVGVSYNKFLAKLASDWDKPDGLKIITADMIPYILLPLPINKVHGLGKKSVEKLNNIGIFTIKQLYTLPESLFHQYFGKFGIDIYKRIRGIDNREVTTFREQKSIGKETTLKKNSKDKEELKKFLWIFATNIEEKLTESNLKGKTITVKIKNEFFENHTKSRSLDKYISSRQEIYKISCNILDSIEFTEEIRLIGISLSSLKGVEMEQLTLF
- a CDS encoding DUF2809 domain-containing protein, with amino-acid sequence MKEFKRNRFIYGILTLGVMILGLFSKKINNVMTYIFRIYLGDSLWALMIFFGMAFIFRSMKTKKITLISLSFCYIIEISQLYHASWIDSIRKTTMGGLILGYVFSWRDLIAYAMGILVGVWIELLIYKKRMR
- the pflB gene encoding formate C-acetyltransferase codes for the protein MLKEWDGFKEGQWTTEINVRDFIQKNYTSYEGDYSFLKNSTKKTKKVWDKAYSLIIDEIKKGIMDVETEKFSSIDNFKPCYLDKENETIIGFQTDSPLKRIMNPYGGMRMVEQSLEQYGFKMKDGLKETFNEFRKTHNQGVFDAYGEETRVARHVGLLTGLPDAYGRGRIIGDYRRIALYGIDYLIEQKKLDFKNLRGNANENLIRLREEVSEQIKALEKIKNMASSYGIDISRPAKCAKDAMQFLYFGYLAGARENNGAAMSLGRTSTFMDIYIERDLQNGVITEEEAQEIIDQFVIKLRMIRHLRTPEYNELFAGDPNWITECIGGVSINGKPLVTKTSFRFLHTLTNLGPAPEPNMTVLWSEKLPQGFKKYCAKMSIETDSIQYENDDLMRPVYGDDYGIACCVSAMQMGRQMQFFGARANIAKALLYAINGGIDELKKDSNGNFIKVVPNISKLNDAILNYTSVKENYFRVLEYIAELYVNTMNTIHYMHDKYAYESSQMCLHDTFVERIMAFGIAGLSCVADSLSAIKYAKVKPIRDENGITVSFEIDGDFPKYGNDDDRVDDIAVEIVKKFSSELKKHALYRNAKHTLSALTITSNVVYGKKTGATPDGRQLGEALAPGANPMHGRDTNGALASLNSVAKIPYREWCEDGVSNTFSIVPNALGYDMHSRISNLVNIMDGYFSQGAFHLNVNVLSRETLIDAMDHPEKYPTLTIRVSGYAVHFNRLSKAQQLEVIKRTFHERI